A DNA window from Deltaproteobacteria bacterium contains the following coding sequences:
- the tolB gene encoding Tol-Pal system beta propeller repeat protein TolB, which yields MQRVSHVVIHLAVALLLICSSVPCQARVYIDITAPYLRKIPTAVPFFKEVGPGNKHNEFAETFANLLAETIDFTGFFKILDRGSFLEDPQQSTLMEHTINFKNWTDVGAELLIKGGFEYQEDILKVELRLFDTFGGRLIIGKRYTGHLKDHRRMIRRFSNDLIRRLTGHEGIFNTQIAFVSTAAGHKEIFVADFDGYNPKQFTDTGAITLFPAWSSDGRWLAYTDYGRGKPDLYIKNIKERRGTVTSFKGSNITPSWVPGEFSLAASLSHEGNPSLYLLTGKGKIIKRLTHHWGIDVSPAWSPDGKALAFVSNRSGSPQIYIKDMEDGEVRRLTFEGNYNTAPEWSPRGNYIVYTGLVRDNGTNIYIVSPDGGEPIQLTRDAGNNESPTWSPDGSLIAFCSTREGASRIYVMNANGSNQRRLLTLQGEQTDPSWSPRLSGY from the coding sequence ATGCAAAGGGTTAGCCACGTGGTCATACATCTTGCCGTAGCGCTGCTGCTGATCTGCTCAAGCGTCCCTTGTCAGGCACGTGTCTATATCGACATCACCGCCCCTTATCTTCGCAAGATTCCCACTGCCGTGCCGTTTTTCAAAGAGGTGGGCCCCGGGAACAAACATAATGAGTTCGCTGAGACCTTTGCGAACCTCCTTGCAGAAACCATAGATTTTACAGGCTTCTTTAAGATTTTGGACAGAGGGAGTTTCCTGGAAGATCCTCAACAATCCACCCTTATGGAGCACACAATCAATTTCAAGAACTGGACAGATGTGGGCGCTGAACTCCTGATCAAGGGTGGATTCGAATATCAAGAAGACATCCTTAAGGTGGAGCTTCGCCTCTTCGACACCTTTGGAGGCCGTCTCATAATCGGCAAGCGGTATACGGGCCACCTGAAGGATCACCGACGCATGATCCGTCGTTTTTCAAACGACCTGATTCGCCGTCTCACCGGCCATGAGGGAATTTTCAACACACAGATCGCATTTGTATCGACAGCAGCAGGGCACAAGGAGATCTTCGTTGCCGATTTTGACGGATACAACCCGAAGCAGTTTACAGATACCGGGGCCATAACGCTTTTTCCTGCCTGGTCCTCGGATGGTAGATGGCTTGCCTATACAGACTACGGGCGAGGCAAACCGGATCTGTATATCAAAAACATAAAAGAACGACGGGGCACGGTTACCTCTTTTAAGGGTTCAAATATCACGCCGTCATGGGTTCCGGGGGAGTTTTCCCTGGCGGCATCCCTTTCCCACGAAGGGAATCCATCGCTTTATCTGCTGACAGGCAAAGGAAAGATTATCAAAAGGTTAACCCACCATTGGGGCATTGATGTTTCCCCCGCCTGGTCACCAGACGGCAAGGCGCTTGCTTTTGTCTCCAACCGGTCAGGATCACCTCAGATATATATTAAGGACATGGAAGACGGGGAAGTCCGGAGGCTCACATTTGAAGGCAATTACAATACGGCCCCAGAATGGTCTCCGCGGGGCAACTATATAGTCTATACAGGATTGGTTCGAGATAATGGGACAAACATCTATATTGTTTCCCCAGACGGGGGAGAGCCCATTCAACTGACCCGAGACGCCGGCAACAATGAATCGCCAACCTGGTCGCCGGATGGCAGTCTCATTGCCTTCTGTTCGACCAGAGAAGGAGCGTCCAGGATCTACGTAATGAATGCCAATGGTTCAAACCAGCGTCGTCTGCTGACGCTTCAGGGAGAGCAAACAGACCCCAGTTGGTCACCACGCCTTTCCGGCTATTGA
- the ybgF gene encoding tol-pal system protein YbgF, which produces MGTKKTVKSWLGLLAFALVVSGCALQDDLITVDNRLTALKQRVSKQDKKVEAIHSEIARYHEEQLKSDEAIRSKYANLHALIKDLRHEIAILRGYLEESQYDAQQKLGTMTEHEKRWKELEKSLQTGLDRIVRLEQYLAMEPSEKLVSSGPEKTGTDQGKPSASKTPDEIYAGAKQEFDKGEYEAARELFQSFLKQYPKSKNADNAQFWIGEIYYREKWYEKAILEYQKVIETYPKGNKTRSALLKQGYAFLNLADKDNARLILKELIRKYPDSNEAKIAKEKLKRFQ; this is translated from the coding sequence ATGGGCACAAAAAAAACCGTAAAAAGTTGGTTAGGACTCCTGGCTTTTGCATTGGTTGTGAGTGGCTGTGCCCTGCAGGACGATCTGATCACCGTCGACAATCGCCTCACAGCCCTGAAACAAAGGGTTTCGAAACAAGACAAAAAGGTTGAGGCTATTCACTCCGAGATTGCCCGTTATCACGAGGAACAACTAAAATCAGATGAGGCTATTCGGAGCAAGTATGCCAACCTCCATGCCCTGATAAAAGACTTGAGACATGAGATAGCAATCCTTCGCGGTTATTTAGAAGAGAGCCAATACGACGCCCAGCAAAAGCTGGGCACGATGACCGAGCATGAGAAGCGCTGGAAGGAGCTGGAAAAATCTCTTCAAACCGGTCTTGATCGGATTGTTCGACTGGAACAATACTTGGCCATGGAACCTTCGGAAAAGCTGGTTTCTTCGGGGCCGGAGAAGACTGGGACAGACCAGGGAAAACCATCTGCCTCGAAAACGCCAGATGAAATTTACGCCGGGGCCAAACAGGAGTTTGACAAAGGAGAGTACGAGGCTGCTCGCGAGCTGTTTCAGAGCTTTTTGAAACAGTACCCGAAATCCAAAAACGCCGACAATGCTCAGTTTTGGATTGGAGAGATTTACTATCGCGAGAAATGGTATGAAAAGGCCATATTGGAATATCAGAAGGTGATTGAGACCTACCCCAAGGGAAACAAGACTCGCAGCGCCCTGCTGAAGCAGGGATACGCGTTTTTGAATCTGGCGGATAAAGATAACGCCAGGCTCATCCTGAAAGAACTGATTCGCAAGTATCCGGATTCCAATGAGGCAAAGATCGCCAAAGAGAAGTTAAAGAGATTTCAATGA
- a CDS encoding crossover junction endodeoxyribonuclease RuvC, translated as MKPPLKVIGIDPGLADTGFGIVEGTGSRIGEYCFGTIRTSKTEVLASRLNHIFSELCSILDSEKPNLVVIEDVFSLNRYPKSGIALGKVCGVILVAAAQRGVQSIELPVREVKRVLTGNGKATKAQMERAVRHFLKRQSAISPSHASDALALALVGLFRHVQVHRSRI; from the coding sequence TTGAAACCTCCACTCAAGGTCATAGGCATAGATCCCGGTTTGGCTGATACCGGTTTCGGGATCGTGGAGGGAACCGGCTCCCGAATAGGCGAGTATTGCTTCGGCACGATTCGAACCTCCAAGACCGAGGTCTTGGCCAGCCGATTGAATCATATTTTTTCTGAACTCTGCTCCATTCTGGATTCCGAAAAGCCCAACCTCGTTGTCATTGAAGATGTCTTTTCTCTTAACCGATACCCCAAATCGGGTATCGCACTTGGGAAGGTCTGCGGTGTCATACTCGTGGCAGCCGCTCAGCGTGGCGTGCAGAGCATTGAACTGCCTGTGCGGGAAGTAAAACGCGTCCTTACCGGAAACGGCAAGGCCACCAAGGCGCAGATGGAAAGAGCGGTCAGGCATTTTCTGAAAAGACAAAGCGCTATTTCCCCGTCCCACGCCTCTGACGCACTGGCCCTTGCCCTCGTCGGTCTCTTCAGGCATGTTCAGGTCCACAGGAGCAGGATATGA
- the pal gene encoding peptidoglycan-associated lipoprotein Pal: protein MTKKFWVGLALVLIVPGLMLATSCAKKKIESEPGVVTIEEEPVTEGITADDERARRRALEEQRIREERLREEAKTRRERAELEEFQNKHIYFEFDKSRLLPESKEILRHKAKWLMAHPDVSVIIEGHCDERGTSEYNMALGDRRAQSAKSYLVDLGIGSIRLMTISYGEERPLDPSHNERAWGKNRRDQFVIE, encoded by the coding sequence ATGACAAAGAAATTTTGGGTAGGTTTGGCACTGGTGTTGATTGTTCCTGGGCTCATGCTTGCAACTTCCTGCGCCAAGAAGAAGATTGAATCCGAGCCTGGAGTGGTCACAATCGAAGAGGAGCCCGTAACAGAAGGCATAACGGCTGATGACGAACGGGCAAGGCGAAGGGCCTTAGAAGAACAGCGTATCAGGGAAGAGCGTTTGCGCGAAGAGGCCAAAACGCGCAGAGAGCGTGCTGAACTGGAGGAATTCCAAAACAAGCACATCTATTTTGAATTTGACAAATCCAGGCTCCTTCCTGAATCAAAGGAAATCCTCAGACATAAAGCAAAATGGCTGATGGCTCATCCGGACGTCTCGGTGATCATCGAAGGTCATTGCGACGAAAGAGGAACGAGCGAATACAATATGGCCCTTGGGGACCGACGCGCTCAGAGCGCCAAGAGCTATCTGGTCGATCTTGGAATTGGATCCATACGGCTGATGACAATCAGTTATGGAGAAGAGAGACCTCTCGATCCAAGTCACAACGAGAGGGCTTGGGGCAAGAACAGACGGGACCAGTTTGTCATAGAATAA